The following coding sequences are from one Eleginops maclovinus isolate JMC-PN-2008 ecotype Puerto Natales chromosome 11, JC_Emac_rtc_rv5, whole genome shotgun sequence window:
- the LOC134871843 gene encoding carbohydrate-responsive element-binding protein-like isoform X4, whose translation MAGKGRACSSSQSQQILESSDSETEGEPARVAATGLSACAFSRTQVIHSGHFMVSSPHSDFSRRTKSGGSTSYDFDTVNRTWCQTYRYGPLSSGSLSIDPTLTRLFDCMSLAYSGKIVSPKWKSFKGLRLLWRDKIRLNNAIWRAWFIQYVEKRKNPVCGFVTPLEGSEADSHRKPEAIVLEGSYWKRRIEVVIKEYHKWRIYYKKRLQKKKDDILSMLQEGQICQSKLDKWSTQMYQEPETAPVEVHMFDLDCLLSDISDTLFTMTQKQCPWASERHDPYMTNADIIQPGLTPLQPSLDDFMDIPDIFMNFRSQSSELTGFADCGYFESSPSTAFAPLPSPVVTTPELLIDGQLAQPNLSPDNLPQPSSSNTQPDQARPGQDCDEYHTSSMISGTMPYGHQSYPDPPVSIAFTSSIEQLASSTIPFLYPLPCNKFGYYTTPSVNPTVITHTASTAGAQGSMHQGHGYPHAEDTYPQSPCHPLSYPATLPSVTAAHCFSVPEQLAGTGVRGKHKQKTGGARTGGHSAASSTAPAPTSCLAKLLSSSSRERKPSLGFDTTLLTAKGRRSSSPSPSKSSSSTHGGASSQLQHGAAWPVGIQMLTPLHSQSAPLSHSGPHGSTSRGSTVSALLSHGSTPTGTALLIPKTEKLSPVQLYSTDRSSLTVNFPGHPGQTSPPNPLDKASNTESPHTCFSGHGKLESSKQTETRRITHISAEQKRRFNIKLGFDTLHNLVTTLSSQPSIKISKATTLQKTAEYISKMQQERAQLHDEAQRLRDEIQLLNSAINACQQQLPATGVPITRQRFDHMRQKFREYVRTQTLQNWKFWIFSIIIEPLFESYNGMVSTASVDDLCRSTLSWLDQHCSLPALRPMVLSSLRLLSTTTAILSDPSLLPEQATLAVTQGDPSAVLDTRGVHPM comes from the exons ATGGCGGGCAAAGGGAGAGCGTGTTCCTCCAGTCAGAGCCAGCAGATCCTAGAATCTTCGGACTCGGAGACGGAGGGAGAGCCGGCTCGAGTGGCAGCTACCGGGCTGTCCGCCTGCGCCTTCTCCCGCACACAGGTCATTCACAGCGGACACTTCATGGTGTCGTCCCCCCACAGCGACTTTTCGCGCAGGACGAAAAGCGGCGGGTCCACGAGTTATGACTTCGACACCGTGAACCGGACGTGGTGCCAGACGTACCGGTACGGTCCTCTCAGCTCCGGGAGCCTCAGCATAGACCCCACTCTGACCCGCCTGTTCGACTGCATGTCCCTGGCCTACAG TGGTAAGATAGTCTCTCCCAAGTGGAAGTCTTTTAAGGGTCTGCGGCTGCTGTGGAGAGATAAGATCCGTCTGAACAACGCTATCTGGAGAGCCTGGTTCATTCAGT ATGtagagaagaggaagaaccCAGTGTGTGGGTTCGTCACACCGCTTGAGGGATCAGAGGCCGACTCGCATCGGAAACCTGAG GCAATTGTATTAGAGGGCAGCTACTGGAAGAGAAGGATCGAGGTGGTGATCAAGGAGTATCACAAATGGAGGATTTACTACAAGAAGAGG CTTCAGAAAAAGAAGGATGATATTCTATCAATGTTACAAGAG GGTCAGATCTGCCAGTCCAAGCTGGATAAATGGTCTACTCAGATGTACCAGGAGCCTGAGACAGCGCCGGTGGAGGTCCACATGTTTGACCTGGACTGCCTTCTCTCTGACATCTCAGACACCCTGTTCACCATGACGCAGAAACAATGTCCCTGGGCCAGTGAGCGGCACGACC catACATGACCAACGCTGATATCATCCAGCCAGGCCTGACGCCACTGCAGCCCAGCCTGGACGATTTCATGGATATACCGG ATATCTTTATGAACTTCCGGAGCCAGTCCTCTGAGCTGACTGGTTTTGCTGACTGCGGCTATTTTGAGAGTTCACCCAGCACAGCGTTTGCCCCCCTGCCCTCCCCCGTGGTAACAACTCCAGAGCTCCTCATCGACGGCCAGCTGGCTCAG cCCAATCTGTCACCTGACAATTTGCCTCAGCCCTCCTCATCAAATACCCAGCCAGACCAGGCCAGGCCGGGACAAGATTGTGATGAATACCACACGTCTAGCATGATTTCAGGCACCATGCCCTATGGACACCAGTCATACCCTGATCCACCTGTTTCTATAGCCTTCACCAGCAGCATCGAGCAGCTGGCATCTTCCACTATCCCCTTTCTGTACCCGCTGCCCTGCAACAAGTTTGGTTATTACACCACACCCAGTGTGAACCCTACTGTCATCACTCACACTGCCTCCACCGCGGGGGCCCAGGGCTCCATGCACCAGGGTCACGGCTACCCTCACGCAGAGGACACTTACCCCCAGAGTCCCTGCCACCCTCTCAGTTACCCGGCGACGCTGCCCTCTGTCACAGCGGCACACTGCTTCTCAGTCCCGGAGCAGCTGGCTGGAACAGGAGTCAGAGGGAAGCACAAGCAGAAGACAGGAGGAGCGAGGACAGGGGGCCACTCAGCGGCCTCGTCCACTGCACCGGCACCCACTAGCTGCTTGGCTAAGCTGCTCTCATCCAGCTCCCGTGAAC GCAAGCCATCACTGGGATTCGATACTACACTCTTGACAGCCAAAGGTCGGAGGTCATCATCTCCAAGCCCCTCG aagtccagcagcagcacacacgGAGGAGCTTCATCCCAGCTGCAGCATGGAGCCGCTTGGCCTGTAGGGATCCAGATGTTGACACCCCTGCACAGCCAGAGTGCCCCCCTGAGTCACAGCGGGCCCCACGGCAGCACCTCCAGAGGCTCGACGGTGTCTGCCCTGCTTAGCCACGGCTCCACGCCCACCGGCACGGCCCTCCTGATCCCCAAGACTGAGAAACTTTCCCCTGTCCAGCTCTACAGCACGGACAGGAGCAGCCTTACAG ttaaTTTTCCAGGACATCCAGGCCAAACGTCACCACCGAACCCTTTAGATAAAGCTTCTAACACCGAGTCCCCACACACATGCTTCTCAGGTCACGGAAAGTTAGAATCAAGTAAG CAAACAGAGACCAGGAGGATAACTCACATCTCCGCCGAGCAGAAGAGGCGCTTCAACATCAAACTTGGATTTGACACGTTACATAACCTTGTGACAACCCTCAGCTCTCAGCCAAGCATAAAG ATCAGCAAAGCCACCACACTGCAGAAGACGGCAGAGTACATCAGTAAGATGCAGCAGGAGAGAGCTCAGCTGCACGATGAGGCTCAGAGACTCCGAGACGAGATCCAGCTCCTCAACTCTGCCATCAA TGCGTGTCAGCAGCAGCTGCCGGCCACCGGTGTGCCCATCACACGGCAGCGCTTCGACCACATGAGGCAGAAGTTCCGGGAGTACGTCCGTACACAAACGCTTCAAAACTGGAAGTTCTGGATC TTCAGTATAATCATTGAGCCGCTGTTCGAGTCCTATAATGGGATGGTGTCCACAGCCAGTGTGGATGACCTGTGTCGCTCCACTCTGTCCTGGCTGGACCAGCACTGCTCCCTGCCTGCTTTGAGACCCA TGGTTCTGAGCTCTCTCCGTCTCCTGAGTACCACCACGGCCATACTGTCAGACCCCAGCCTGCTGCCGGAGCAGGCCACCCTCGCCGTGACCCAGGGCGACCCCTCTGCGGTCCTGGATACTCGAGGTGTACACCCCATGTGA